A stretch of Candidatus Vicinibacter affinis DNA encodes these proteins:
- a CDS encoding penicillin acylase family protein, whose protein sequence is MRFLKILLPILLSWGWITLMTRSIKVGETNLPPLGNFICPSTGFWQNVFSAGKNAKTMDVLSNVDGKIHLDDRAVPHIFAGSLKDAFFLQGYMHAYHRLWQMDFATLAAEGRVSEVAGVRALDFDKIKRRKGLAESARKSIEVWKTFPESFALVEAYTAGVNFYIDHLLPQNYPIEYKLMNDAPRRWSPYRSALFHKSMAEILCGREQDIELSNAQLVFGQDFDLLFPENNPEMEPVIPPTKDWGFKMENLGLEKSNPKEDMGYLDIQREHQPSGLGSNNWAVNAAKSTTGNPILCNDPHLTLTLPCIWYEQQIVTPEMNVYGVTFPGIPGVVIGFNNDIAWGVTNAGWDVMDWYRIQWKDETHHEYLLDGEWKQVNTRYDTIRIKNENFIIDTVKLTDWGPVVYEHMNNPKEGLSMHWIIHEPSTVCELDAFVGLGKGKNYNDYRAAIRKFPYPAQNMAFISKSNDIALTVQGLMPIKSNQLGRFVLDGTKSEHSWNGFLPLEFNPHCLNPARGFISSANQKSTDATYPNYYNDGDFRSYRGNMVNRLLREKEKWSVEDMMSLQHNAHSLKAESILPLMLEKMDSVQTDAKAQSVIAALKKWNYNYDSSSVEAIYFDIWFDAIHQMIWDEVTMDTTKKATAIPSDETTVALMKNKPLLSYYDIQSSKDTEQLKDLVAICFDSMMTKISATEMKNKNWGDYKASIIPHMAKIQAFGIPFISTSGGKEIINAHAKTFGPSWRMIVELTPSGPKAFGVYPGGQDGRPGNPNYKNMIEDWARGKYYLLNYLVDDQDKRISSFSTLEFKKK, encoded by the coding sequence ATGCGATTTTTAAAAATCTTACTTCCGATATTATTGTCCTGGGGCTGGATTACATTGATGACCAGATCAATAAAAGTAGGAGAAACCAATTTACCTCCTTTGGGTAATTTCATTTGTCCATCCACAGGCTTTTGGCAAAATGTGTTTAGTGCAGGTAAAAATGCTAAGACTATGGATGTTCTTTCCAATGTTGATGGAAAGATTCATCTCGACGATCGGGCGGTTCCTCATATTTTTGCAGGTTCCTTGAAGGATGCATTTTTTTTACAGGGCTACATGCATGCATACCATAGATTGTGGCAAATGGATTTTGCTACTTTGGCAGCTGAAGGAAGGGTGAGTGAAGTTGCAGGAGTTCGGGCTCTGGACTTTGATAAAATCAAACGAAGGAAAGGTTTGGCAGAATCTGCCAGAAAGAGCATTGAAGTATGGAAAACATTTCCGGAAAGTTTTGCGCTGGTGGAGGCATATACCGCAGGCGTGAATTTTTACATTGATCATCTTCTTCCACAGAATTATCCGATAGAATATAAATTAATGAACGATGCACCGCGAAGATGGTCTCCATATCGCAGTGCCTTGTTTCATAAATCCATGGCAGAAATATTGTGCGGCAGAGAGCAGGATATTGAATTGTCAAATGCTCAGTTGGTCTTCGGTCAGGATTTTGATTTACTCTTCCCTGAGAATAATCCTGAAATGGAACCCGTCATTCCACCCACCAAAGATTGGGGTTTTAAAATGGAAAATTTGGGCTTGGAAAAATCAAATCCCAAGGAAGATATGGGCTACCTTGACATCCAAAGAGAACATCAGCCCAGTGGATTGGGATCTAATAATTGGGCTGTAAATGCAGCAAAATCTACAACCGGAAATCCAATACTTTGCAACGATCCGCATCTTACGCTGACATTGCCTTGCATCTGGTACGAACAACAAATTGTAACACCTGAAATGAATGTCTATGGTGTGACTTTTCCTGGAATACCCGGCGTGGTAATTGGTTTTAACAACGACATCGCATGGGGGGTGACCAACGCTGGTTGGGACGTAATGGATTGGTACCGCATACAGTGGAAAGATGAAACACACCATGAATATTTACTCGATGGTGAATGGAAACAAGTAAACACCCGCTACGACACCATTCGAATTAAGAATGAAAATTTTATCATTGATACCGTCAAGCTCACTGATTGGGGACCGGTGGTCTATGAACACATGAACAATCCGAAAGAAGGGCTGTCCATGCATTGGATCATTCACGAGCCTTCTACCGTTTGCGAGCTGGATGCCTTCGTGGGATTGGGAAAGGGAAAAAACTACAACGATTACCGTGCGGCCATTCGAAAATTTCCATATCCGGCGCAGAACATGGCTTTCATCAGTAAGTCCAATGACATTGCATTAACGGTGCAGGGATTGATGCCCATTAAATCCAATCAATTGGGAAGGTTTGTTTTAGACGGTACTAAAAGTGAACATTCCTGGAATGGTTTTCTGCCACTTGAATTCAATCCGCATTGCCTGAATCCTGCACGGGGATTTATCTCTTCTGCCAATCAAAAATCGACCGATGCTACTTATCCAAATTATTACAATGATGGTGATTTTAGATCCTACCGAGGTAATATGGTCAACAGACTGTTGAGGGAAAAAGAAAAATGGAGTGTAGAAGACATGATGTCATTGCAACACAATGCACACAGTCTGAAAGCGGAGTCCATTTTGCCTTTGATGTTGGAGAAAATGGACAGCGTCCAGACAGATGCAAAGGCACAATCTGTAATTGCTGCTTTAAAGAAATGGAACTACAATTACGATTCCAGCTCTGTTGAAGCTATTTACTTTGATATTTGGTTTGACGCAATTCATCAAATGATTTGGGATGAAGTTACCATGGATACCACCAAAAAAGCCACAGCTATTCCATCTGATGAAACCACGGTAGCGCTTATGAAGAATAAGCCTTTACTCAGTTATTATGACATCCAATCCAGCAAAGACACAGAGCAATTAAAAGATTTGGTAGCCATTTGTTTTGATTCCATGATGACCAAAATTTCAGCCACTGAAATGAAAAACAAAAACTGGGGAGATTACAAAGCTTCAATTATTCCTCACATGGCGAAAATTCAAGCATTTGGAATTCCATTTATCTCTACCTCAGGAGGTAAAGAAATTATCAATGCACATGCCAAGACTTTCGGGCCTTCCTGGAGGATGATTGTTGAATTGACTCCAAGTGGTCCGAAGGCCTTTGGAGTTTATCCGGGAGGGCAAGACGGAAGACCGGGAAATCCAAATTACAAAAATATGATAGAAGATTGGGCGAGAGGAAAATACTATTTATTAAACTATTTGGTGGATGATCAAGACAAACGAATATCCTCATTCTCCACATTAGAATTTAAAAAGAAATGA
- the recN gene encoding DNA repair protein RecN, with the protein MLASLMIKNYAIIDSLEINWPDGLIAITGETGAGKSIMIGALQFVLGARADNKVLRNPDEKCIVEVTFTELEQVKSKIKDLLDGENPDQLIIRREILPNGKSRSFLNDSPVLVSQLNLLAPHLINIHQQFDHLDILEEEIQMDILDNFTGSKDLLTNYQSKYKSYKSLLAQKKQLLESQQKSQSEMDFLQFQLNELEQASLKPNEYAVLEEELNLATKSGEILKNAGSVAQILNDEKGISEQLLQCLQLLKPVRINPILNESYERLDQLRTEIKDIGDELERLNEHTEMSPEKINQMQDRLDLINRLLKKHRLQTDHELIELMEQTGSKIQSFTDLEDQIIECEKQIKSGSNELKKLSESLTDKRKSKTSELEKAAVRLLQLLGMEFAQFKIELKESPDFTENGKDQIDFLFSANKGSTVKPIKNQASGGELSRLNLVLKSLVAKKSQLPTMIFDEIDTGVSGQVALQMGNILKEMSSNQQLITITHSAQVASRAAHHFYVFKDSSKSITNTRMKKIEKEDRTIEIAKMLSGDPPTDSALKNASELIALN; encoded by the coding sequence ATGCTCGCTTCACTCATGATTAAGAATTACGCCATCATTGATTCCCTGGAAATCAACTGGCCTGATGGACTTATCGCCATCACCGGAGAAACCGGAGCCGGTAAATCCATTATGATTGGCGCACTTCAATTTGTTCTGGGTGCAAGGGCTGACAATAAAGTGCTTAGAAATCCAGACGAAAAGTGCATTGTGGAAGTAACATTCACGGAGTTGGAGCAGGTAAAATCTAAAATAAAAGATTTGTTGGATGGTGAAAATCCTGATCAGCTCATCATCAGAAGGGAAATTTTACCGAATGGCAAATCACGAAGCTTCTTAAACGACTCCCCTGTTTTGGTCAGCCAATTAAATCTACTGGCCCCGCACCTTATCAACATACACCAGCAATTTGACCATCTTGACATATTGGAAGAAGAAATCCAAATGGACATTTTGGACAATTTTACAGGCAGTAAGGACTTGCTGACCAATTACCAATCGAAATACAAATCATACAAAAGCCTGTTGGCCCAAAAAAAACAATTGCTGGAAAGTCAACAAAAAAGTCAGTCAGAAATGGACTTTCTCCAATTCCAATTAAATGAATTGGAACAAGCCAGTTTAAAACCGAATGAGTATGCCGTATTGGAAGAAGAACTCAATCTGGCAACTAAGTCGGGTGAAATTTTGAAAAATGCGGGATCGGTTGCACAAATTCTGAATGATGAAAAAGGAATCTCCGAGCAACTCTTACAATGCCTTCAATTGCTGAAACCTGTCCGCATTAATCCCATTCTTAATGAAAGTTATGAGCGATTGGATCAATTGCGCACAGAAATTAAAGACATTGGCGATGAGCTGGAACGCCTCAACGAACATACTGAAATGAGTCCAGAGAAGATCAATCAAATGCAGGATCGTCTGGATTTAATCAACCGATTGTTAAAAAAGCATCGCTTGCAGACAGACCATGAACTGATCGAGCTCATGGAACAAACCGGTAGCAAAATTCAATCGTTCACTGATCTGGAAGATCAGATCATTGAATGTGAGAAACAAATAAAATCTGGTTCAAATGAGTTGAAAAAATTGTCAGAATCATTGACTGATAAAAGAAAAAGTAAAACCTCAGAACTGGAAAAAGCAGCCGTCCGACTGTTGCAATTACTTGGAATGGAGTTTGCCCAATTTAAGATTGAACTGAAGGAATCTCCAGATTTTACCGAAAACGGAAAAGACCAGATAGACTTCCTTTTTTCTGCCAACAAAGGTTCGACCGTCAAGCCAATAAAAAATCAAGCTTCCGGGGGAGAATTGTCAAGACTCAATCTTGTTTTAAAATCTTTGGTTGCTAAAAAATCACAGCTGCCCACCATGATTTTTGATGAAATAGACACGGGAGTTTCAGGTCAGGTCGCACTCCAGATGGGTAACATTTTAAAGGAAATGTCCAGCAATCAGCAGCTCATCACCATCACACATTCAGCTCAGGTAGCCTCAAGGGCAGCCCATCACTTTTATGTCTTCAAAGATTCTTCAAAATCCATTACCAATACCCGGATGAAAAAAATTGAGAAGGAGGACCGTACGATTGAAATAGCCAAAATGCTGAGTGGAGATCCGCCGACCGATTCAGCTTTAAAAAATGCCAGCGAACTTATTGCATTAAATTAA
- the lpxD gene encoding UDP-3-O-(3-hydroxymyristoyl)glucosamine N-acyltransferase: MKIKAGELAKLVQGTLIGDPGIVLDKPSKIEEGTPGSVCFLANPKYEPHLYTTQASLVIVQNDFVPKEPVSVALLKVENVYQTVSQLLAAFETKSTETGGVHAMSQVAPSAVIDPEATIHAFVVIEEGATIGKNCILHPQVFVGKNVKIGNGTVLHSGVKVYHECEIGAHCILHSNVVIGSDGFGFAPKEDRTYTKIAQIGNVLVGDNVEIGSNTCIDRGTMGSTVIGKGTKLDNLIQVAHNVQIGENTVIAAQAGIAGSAKIGNNCVIGGQVGIVGHIQIADGTMVQAQSGMVSNVLEENTKWYGSPAMDYFSFLRSYSEFKKLPELGKKIHELEKLLKNSELTKS, translated from the coding sequence ATGAAAATCAAAGCAGGCGAATTAGCAAAGCTTGTACAAGGAACTTTGATCGGGGATCCGGGTATTGTCCTTGATAAACCGAGTAAAATTGAAGAAGGTACCCCGGGAAGCGTTTGCTTTCTGGCCAACCCTAAGTATGAACCCCATTTATACACCACACAAGCATCACTGGTTATTGTACAAAATGATTTTGTGCCAAAGGAACCGGTCAGTGTGGCCCTTTTGAAAGTTGAAAATGTTTATCAGACTGTAAGTCAACTTCTTGCAGCATTTGAAACCAAATCTACTGAGACGGGGGGAGTTCATGCAATGTCCCAGGTAGCACCTTCAGCGGTGATTGACCCTGAAGCCACCATACACGCTTTTGTCGTGATTGAGGAGGGGGCCACCATTGGCAAGAATTGCATCCTGCATCCGCAGGTTTTTGTAGGAAAAAATGTGAAGATTGGCAATGGGACCGTATTGCATTCTGGGGTCAAGGTTTACCATGAATGTGAGATTGGTGCGCATTGCATCCTTCATTCAAATGTAGTAATTGGGAGTGATGGGTTTGGATTTGCACCCAAAGAAGACCGCACCTATACTAAAATTGCGCAAATAGGAAATGTACTGGTGGGGGACAATGTTGAAATCGGTTCCAATACTTGTATCGACCGGGGCACCATGGGGTCAACGGTGATAGGGAAGGGGACAAAGTTGGACAACCTTATTCAGGTAGCTCATAATGTACAAATTGGAGAAAATACGGTAATTGCTGCACAGGCTGGAATTGCCGGCAGTGCTAAAATTGGCAACAACTGTGTGATTGGTGGACAGGTAGGAATCGTAGGGCATATACAAATAGCAGATGGCACCATGGTGCAGGCTCAGAGTGGAATGGTGAGCAATGTGCTGGAGGAAAATACCAAATGGTATGGTTCGCCGGCAATGGATTATTTCAGTTTTTTAAGATCCTACAGTGAATTTAAAAAACTTCCTGAACTTGGAAAAAAAATACACGAACTAGAAAAACTCCTTAAGAATTCAGAATTGACCAAGAGTTAA
- a CDS encoding bifunctional UDP-3-O-[3-hydroxymyristoyl] N-acetylglucosamine deacetylase/3-hydroxyacyl-ACP dehydratase, with product MKQRTIAEDILIQGVGLHTGAKVSMRFMPAAADHGIKFKRIDLPEQPVIIADTSKVISTNRGTTLQEGIAQVWTVEHTLSALTGMGIDNVMIELDGPEIPILDGSSIQFVQAIEKSGIKEQDQDKDYFIISESISFEDEDTGAEYMAIPSDHFELTSMIDFNSKTLGQQFASLDGLENYKSDIAPCRTFVFLHELERLLEQNLIKGGDLDNAIVIVDRLMNQEDLDELARKLNKPSVKVEREGVLNTLTLHFSNEPARHKLLDVLGDLTLLGKPILGKIVTKKSGHKSNVEFAKVLKKKMIEQKKLRGLPTYDPDKNPVFNTVDIQSMLPHRYPFLLVDKIIEVTNSQVVGVKNVTMNEAIFMGHFPNNPVFPGMLLLEALAQTGGVYALSQQQDPHLWDTYFLKVDNAKFRQKVVPGDTLILKMELISPIRRGLVQMAGTAYVGTKVVCEAELTAQIIKRDS from the coding sequence ATGAAGCAGAGAACTATTGCAGAGGATATTTTAATCCAGGGAGTCGGTTTGCATACTGGAGCCAAAGTCTCCATGCGTTTTATGCCCGCTGCGGCCGATCATGGGATTAAGTTTAAAAGAATTGATCTTCCGGAGCAACCGGTGATCATTGCCGACACTTCCAAAGTAATTTCAACCAACAGAGGGACCACACTTCAGGAAGGAATAGCCCAGGTGTGGACTGTGGAACACACCCTTTCAGCCCTTACGGGAATGGGAATTGACAATGTAATGATTGAATTGGATGGACCCGAAATTCCTATTTTGGATGGCAGTTCAATCCAATTTGTACAGGCCATTGAAAAAAGTGGAATCAAAGAACAGGATCAGGACAAGGATTATTTCATCATCAGTGAATCCATTTCATTTGAAGACGAAGACACCGGCGCGGAGTACATGGCCATCCCGTCAGATCATTTTGAGTTAACTTCCATGATTGATTTTAATTCCAAAACACTTGGGCAGCAATTCGCCTCACTCGATGGATTGGAAAATTACAAATCTGACATCGCACCTTGCAGGACCTTTGTCTTTTTGCATGAACTGGAGCGTTTGCTGGAACAAAATCTAATTAAGGGAGGTGATCTGGATAATGCAATTGTCATTGTAGATCGGCTGATGAATCAGGAAGATCTGGACGAATTGGCAAGAAAATTAAATAAACCTTCGGTTAAAGTTGAACGGGAGGGAGTTTTGAATACGTTGACTTTGCATTTTTCCAACGAACCGGCCAGGCATAAATTATTGGATGTTCTGGGCGATCTCACTTTATTGGGAAAGCCAATACTCGGCAAAATCGTGACTAAGAAGTCAGGACACAAATCAAATGTAGAATTTGCGAAGGTCCTGAAGAAGAAAATGATCGAGCAAAAGAAGTTAAGGGGTTTGCCTACATACGATCCGGATAAGAATCCGGTATTCAATACGGTGGACATTCAATCCATGCTTCCGCACCGATATCCTTTCCTACTGGTAGACAAGATCATTGAAGTGACTAACAGTCAAGTGGTCGGAGTAAAGAATGTGACCATGAATGAGGCCATCTTCATGGGCCACTTCCCCAACAACCCGGTATTCCCTGGAATGCTGCTACTGGAGGCTTTGGCTCAAACCGGAGGGGTTTATGCATTAAGCCAACAACAGGATCCACATCTTTGGGATACTTATTTTCTAAAAGTCGATAATGCCAAGTTTCGTCAAAAAGTTGTTCCCGGAGACACCTTAATACTAAAAATGGAGTTAATTTCGCCAATTCGTCGGGGGTTGGTCCAGATGGCCGGCACTGCGTATGTGGGCACCAAGGTGGTTTGTGAAGCCGAGTTGACCGCGCAAATTATAAAGAGAGATTCATGA
- a CDS encoding tetratricopeptide repeat protein, with product MGKKSAKQKIEKATVVASTPAGPSWVIWAILGITFLVFTPSLQNGFVNWDDDRNVYENPLIKDLNSKNVKAIFQTPIIGNYNPLSILSFAIEHEMFGMSPKAMHWTNLLLHLLCTFFAFKIFQRLGLSIWFAALGALLFGIHPLRVESVAWITERKDVLFSSFFLPALYLYVKNLDEPKAGRMFWVFLLFAIGLFAKIQMVALPLSMIAVDYWKGRKIGFNLVLEKWAFFLGALAVGILGIYMLKQQGSLEANVTHAGIGRLFIGSYSLITYLIKWLIPYRMLPLYPYPEELSIWHYLSMPAAILILGGVYWAYKKDLKAVVFGFLFFFVNIVFLLQVLGAGQGYLADRFTYIAYIGLFFISCYYLQEFFKQNKEKSQALNFSLGVYLLFLGYLSFKQCHYWKDSGTLWTRVIEFYDNTSLPFNNRANHLRDLKLFDKALDDYNKAIELKAGHSTYNSRAKLFFNKNEDQKAILDYNKAIELNPTSAEYYTNRGAAHAKTGNLKAALEDLNKGVALDPRWKVAYLNRSIIYNQLGQYDKSLADIDAYLQLEPNDADLWYEGARCLRAIGDSKKAITYYDRALRINPRYGLVYLERGRTYQSLGNTSQAQADFEQARRLGEKVEEAQPLFNQSK from the coding sequence ATGGGTAAGAAATCTGCCAAACAAAAGATTGAAAAGGCCACGGTAGTTGCCAGCACTCCGGCCGGCCCTTCCTGGGTTATTTGGGCGATACTCGGAATAACTTTTTTAGTTTTTACGCCGAGTCTGCAAAATGGTTTTGTCAACTGGGATGATGACCGGAATGTTTATGAAAATCCTTTGATCAAGGATTTAAACAGCAAAAATGTAAAAGCCATTTTTCAAACGCCCATTATAGGGAACTACAATCCATTGAGCATTCTGAGTTTTGCCATAGAACATGAGATGTTCGGGATGAGCCCAAAAGCTATGCACTGGACGAATTTACTGCTGCATTTACTTTGTACTTTTTTCGCTTTTAAGATTTTCCAGAGGTTGGGATTGAGTATTTGGTTTGCCGCCCTGGGAGCCCTTTTATTCGGGATTCATCCATTACGGGTGGAGTCAGTTGCCTGGATTACCGAGCGAAAAGACGTACTCTTTTCCAGTTTTTTCCTTCCTGCTCTGTATCTGTATGTAAAAAACCTGGATGAACCAAAAGCTGGAAGAATGTTTTGGGTATTCCTGTTGTTTGCCATTGGACTGTTTGCCAAAATACAAATGGTGGCCCTTCCACTTTCCATGATTGCCGTAGACTATTGGAAAGGGCGTAAAATAGGGTTTAATCTGGTTCTTGAAAAATGGGCATTTTTCCTGGGTGCTCTTGCAGTCGGAATTCTTGGTATTTACATGTTAAAACAACAAGGCTCGCTTGAAGCAAATGTGACACATGCCGGAATAGGCCGATTGTTTATAGGCAGTTATAGTTTAATAACCTATTTGATAAAGTGGTTAATTCCTTATCGGATGTTACCATTGTACCCATATCCCGAAGAGTTGAGCATTTGGCATTACTTGTCCATGCCGGCGGCCATTCTCATACTTGGGGGAGTTTACTGGGCGTACAAAAAAGATTTAAAAGCCGTGGTCTTTGGATTCTTATTTTTCTTTGTCAACATTGTTTTTCTCTTGCAGGTTTTAGGTGCCGGACAGGGATATCTGGCCGATAGGTTTACCTACATAGCCTACATCGGCTTGTTTTTTATAAGCTGTTACTACCTTCAGGAATTTTTTAAGCAAAACAAGGAAAAATCTCAGGCATTGAATTTTTCCCTGGGTGTTTACCTTTTATTTCTTGGGTATTTGTCCTTCAAACAATGCCATTATTGGAAAGATTCGGGTACACTTTGGACCAGAGTCATTGAGTTTTATGACAACACTTCCCTTCCTTTTAACAACAGGGCGAACCACCTTCGCGATTTAAAATTATTTGACAAAGCCCTTGACGATTACAACAAAGCCATTGAACTCAAAGCAGGGCATTCTACCTATAACAGCAGGGCAAAATTATTTTTTAATAAAAACGAAGATCAAAAAGCCATCCTGGATTACAACAAGGCCATTGAATTAAATCCAACTTCTGCCGAATACTATACCAATCGAGGTGCCGCACACGCCAAAACCGGCAATCTTAAAGCGGCTTTGGAAGATTTGAACAAAGGCGTTGCACTGGATCCGCGTTGGAAAGTAGCTTATCTCAACCGATCCATCATTTACAATCAATTGGGGCAATACGACAAATCGCTGGCAGACATAGACGCGTATCTTCAACTGGAGCCAAATGATGCAGATCTTTGGTACGAAGGTGCCCGATGTCTGAGGGCAATAGGTGACAGCAAAAAGGCCATCACTTATTATGACAGAGCATTGAGAATTAATCCCCGATATGGTCTGGTTTACCTTGAAAGAGGAAGAACCTATCAGAGCCTTGGCAATACCAGTCAGGCACAAGCGGACTTTGAGCAAGCGCGCAGACTGGGCGAAAAAGTAGAGGAAGCCCAGCCATTATTTAACCAAAGCAAATAA
- a CDS encoding SDR family oxidoreductase, with protein sequence MSNQLLSGKRGIIFGALDEQSIAWHVAERCVAQGARITLTNAPVAMRFGKIFELGKVLNAEVIPADATSVEDLENLLTKSMEILGGKIDFILHSIGMSLNVRKGRSYTDLNYEFMQKTFDISSISFHKLMQTAYKLDAVNDGGSIMALTYIAAQRIFPDYSEMAESKALLESFARSFGYHYGVHKKVRVNTISQSPTMTTAGSGVKGFKEFFEYADKMSPLGNASAESCADYCVVMFSDLTRMVTMQNLYHDGGFSSMGMSPALLNL encoded by the coding sequence ATGTCAAATCAACTTTTATCAGGAAAAAGAGGAATTATTTTTGGTGCTTTAGACGAGCAATCCATTGCCTGGCATGTAGCAGAACGTTGTGTAGCGCAAGGTGCGCGCATTACACTTACCAATGCACCTGTGGCCATGCGCTTTGGGAAAATATTTGAATTGGGAAAAGTCTTAAATGCAGAAGTGATTCCGGCAGATGCTACCTCTGTGGAAGACTTGGAAAACCTGCTGACAAAATCCATGGAAATTCTTGGCGGGAAAATAGATTTTATATTACACTCCATAGGCATGTCTTTGAATGTAAGAAAAGGAAGATCTTACACAGACCTGAATTATGAATTTATGCAAAAAACCTTTGACATTTCTTCCATCTCTTTTCACAAATTGATGCAGACAGCCTATAAGCTGGATGCTGTAAATGATGGCGGATCTATCATGGCACTGACCTACATTGCCGCACAACGAATTTTTCCGGATTACAGTGAAATGGCTGAATCCAAGGCTTTGTTGGAATCCTTTGCCAGAAGTTTTGGGTATCATTATGGCGTACACAAAAAGGTAAGAGTGAATACCATCTCACAATCCCCTACCATGACCACTGCAGGATCAGGAGTCAAAGGATTTAAAGAGTTTTTTGAGTATGCAGATAAAATGAGTCCGCTCGGTAATGCATCGGCAGAATCCTGCGCAGATTATTGTGTAGTCATGTTCTCGGACCTTACCAGAATGGTGACCATGCAAAACTTGTACCATGATGGTGGATTCTCTTCCATGGGTATGAGTCCTGCCCTACTCAACCTCTAA
- the yaaA gene encoding peroxide stress protein YaaA, with product MIILVSPSKDLDYQSNIEQNSTEIPRLWEKSWPIVEQLKKYSPKKLAALMDISPKLAAENHQRNQAFIQQFTKENSRPALYAFSGDVYRGLDVKSLDPLSIHYCASHLRILSGLYGLLRPMDLMQPYRLEMSTALKIGRKKNLYQYWGNEIADLIQSDIEQQSGKYLINLASQEYFEAVQLKQIKVPVIDIHFREFKNGKMQFVSFNAKKARGLMVRYMAMEKTADVESIKGFDLESYTFDEKMSNEKSFYFIR from the coding sequence ATGATCATCCTGGTATCTCCTTCCAAGGATCTCGACTATCAATCTAACATAGAACAAAACTCCACCGAGATTCCAAGGCTGTGGGAAAAATCATGGCCCATCGTCGAGCAGCTGAAGAAATATTCGCCCAAAAAGCTGGCAGCCTTAATGGACATCAGTCCGAAACTTGCGGCCGAAAACCATCAACGAAATCAGGCATTTATTCAACAATTCACCAAGGAAAATTCAAGGCCCGCTCTTTATGCTTTTTCCGGGGATGTGTACAGGGGATTGGACGTTAAGAGTCTCGATCCTTTATCCATTCATTATTGTGCATCCCACTTAAGAATACTTTCAGGTTTATATGGACTCCTTCGCCCCATGGATCTGATGCAGCCTTATCGATTGGAAATGAGCACAGCCCTGAAAATTGGAAGAAAGAAAAACCTTTATCAATACTGGGGTAATGAAATTGCCGATCTGATTCAATCAGACATTGAACAACAATCCGGAAAATACCTCATTAATCTGGCTTCGCAGGAATACTTCGAAGCAGTGCAGTTAAAACAAATAAAAGTTCCGGTGATTGACATCCATTTCAGAGAATTCAAAAACGGAAAAATGCAGTTTGTTTCTTTCAATGCAAAAAAGGCACGAGGTCTTATGGTGCGATACATGGCTATGGAAAAAACAGCTGATGTAGAATCAATTAAGGGTTTTGATCTGGAATCCTATACATTTGATGAGAAAATGTCAAATGAGAAATCATTTTATTTCATTCGCTAA
- the lpxA gene encoding acyl-ACP--UDP-N-acetylglucosamine O-acyltransferase produces MISIQTNISPGAKIGTGTSVEPFVTIQSDVVIGQNCWIGPYVTIMNGARIGDNVKIFPGAVVGAVPQDLKFEGENSLLEIGDHTIVREYCTLNRGTKASMTTKIGAHCLLMAYVHVAHDCFVGNHVILANNVNLAGHIDIGDHAILGGLTAVHQFVKIGAHVMVGGGSLVTKDIPPFAKAAREPLIYEGVNAIGLRRRGFQKEQIDRIHEIYRYLFIKYRNITKAVNMIREELPESEEKTVILEFIQGSNRGIMKGHRR; encoded by the coding sequence ATGATTTCTATCCAGACCAACATTAGTCCGGGAGCCAAAATTGGAACCGGCACATCTGTAGAGCCGTTTGTAACCATTCAATCGGATGTCGTCATTGGTCAAAATTGTTGGATTGGACCCTATGTTACCATTATGAACGGGGCAAGAATTGGAGATAATGTAAAAATCTTTCCGGGCGCCGTAGTGGGCGCTGTTCCACAAGACCTTAAATTCGAAGGGGAGAATTCACTGTTAGAAATAGGCGACCACACCATAGTCAGAGAATATTGTACCTTAAACAGAGGGACAAAGGCTTCTATGACCACAAAAATAGGTGCACATTGCCTCCTTATGGCTTATGTTCATGTGGCACATGATTGTTTCGTGGGAAATCATGTAATTCTTGCCAACAACGTCAATCTTGCCGGGCATATAGATATAGGGGATCACGCCATTTTAGGTGGACTGACCGCTGTTCACCAATTTGTAAAAATAGGGGCACATGTGATGGTAGGCGGTGGCTCACTTGTCACCAAGGACATTCCACCATTTGCCAAAGCCGCTAGAGAACCTTTGATTTACGAAGGAGTAAATGCGATTGGATTGCGTCGAAGAGGTTTTCAAAAAGAGCAAATTGACCGCATCCATGAAATATATCGTTACCTGTTCATTAAATACCGAAACATCACCAAGGCAGTGAATATGATCAGGGAGGAACTTCCTGAGTCTGAAGAAAAGACGGTCATTTTGGAATTTATCCAGGGTAGCAACAGGGGAATCATGAAAGGACATCGACGTTAA